The bacterium genome includes a region encoding these proteins:
- a CDS encoding DUF4258 domain-containing protein, with translation MILGQIRFISPYISQKQNNPINTTKTISFGTQLVNVDNLKFTNHAKERMKERNISLEDIKKGIKDGKAYYEKTNTRVVVLAKGNEGKSLFVVMDPTRTTVITVYHSNYDKYNSKFVITNNGTLLKSGYKFFPLSETHTPNRIETRNGGYKDVLIDGTVVKEHIITENGGYKDVLSDGTVIKERTITENGSYKDVLNGKVVKEYIVTENGYKEIGTDGKPMKVVVKDKNNQYYFYLPAEGIIKHRETRYTKDKPEFNQLKKKFFSEYK, from the coding sequence ATGATATTAGGGCAAATTAGATTTATTTCACCATATATTTCGCAAAAGCAAAATAATCCAATCAACACAACTAAAACAATTTCTTTTGGAACCCAGCTTGTTAATGTTGACAACCTAAAATTCACAAACCATGCAAAAGAACGTATGAAAGAAAGAAATATCAGTTTAGAAGATATAAAAAAAGGAATTAAAGATGGTAAAGCTTATTACGAAAAAACAAATACTCGTGTTGTAGTCCTTGCAAAAGGAAATGAAGGCAAATCATTGTTTGTAGTTATGGATCCGACAAGAACAACCGTTATAACCGTTTATCATTCGAACTACGATAAGTATAACAGTAAATTTGTAATTACAAATAATGGAACACTACTAAAATCAGGTTATAAATTTTTTCCTTTGTCTGAAACTCACACACCGAATAGAATAGAAACCAGAAACGGCGGTTATAAAGATGTATTAATTGATGGTACTGTTGTTAAAGAACATATAATAACGGAAAATGGCGGTTATAAAGATGTATTATCCGATGGTACCGTTATAAAAGAACGAACAATAACAGAGAATGGCAGTTATAAAGATGTATTAAACGGTAAAGTAGTAAAAGAATATATAGTAACTGAAAACGGCTACAAAGAAATAGGAACTGACGGAAAACCGATGAAAGTTGTTGTTAAAGATAAGAATAATCAATATTATTTCTATTTACCGGCAGAAGGAATAATAAAGCACAGAGAAACCAGATACACTAAAGATAAACCTGAATTTAATCAACTTAAAAAAAAGTTTTTTTCTGAATATAAATAA
- the mutS gene encoding DNA mismatch repair protein MutS, with amino-acid sequence MSEDYLNTRDVNPEDATPMVKQYLDIKKDNQGVILFYRMGDFYEMFFEDAVIAAKDLELTLTGREGGKLGRIPMAGVPQKAADNYIAKLLEKGHKVAICEQMEDASLAKGLVERQVVRTITAGTITETNLLDASKNNYLASVFKAKNDNFYGLAYIDISTGEFRISKLTYNSLLAELNRISPSEIIGVVGKKQLKPFQIVPEETLDLPEEITHNYNCTIRPTLAFSTENALEKIKQIFDVNSLEGFGFPEYTQGLVAAGAIIDYLQETQKTDLPKFDVIIPYNMDEFVSIDANAARNLELVQTVRDNNYKGSLFWAINRTKTNMGARLLRKWIQQPLQNILEIKKRQEANEELIENSKTRFELSSLLDKVYDIERLATKISNNSANGRDFIALRDSLKLFPEFGKILFNMKSPLLNQFSQINQEITDFACIIEKTIDEAAPVGIKEGNLIKSCVNKDLDYLKSLLGNGKEWLADFENNERERTGIKSLKVGFSKTFGFFIEVTHSNTSLVPENYIRKQTLSNAERYITPELKKHEEEILSAETKSIGLEYQIYCNFREYSKEIVNPIRDLAKSTAVLDVLLSFAEVASELNYIKPEINESTSILIKDGRHPVIEQLLPLGSYVPNDLCIRGNNDLISSVDDNLPVLMILTGPNMAGKSTFMRQNALILILAQIGSYVPASHAQIGIVDKIFTRVGGVDDLSTGQSTFMVEMNETSYILNSATERSFILLDEIGRGTGTYDGVAIAWSVAEYISQKIKARTIFATHYHELNVMCEKFPEIKNYRMTISEKEGELEFIRRVVEGGASKSYGIHVAKMAGLPDSVVNRAQNLMNRMQKDYSAKISSKKKSFDEPDVDTPQLSLFVE; translated from the coding sequence ATGAGCGAAGACTATTTAAACACAAGGGATGTTAACCCTGAAGACGCCACTCCAATGGTAAAACAATACCTTGATATAAAAAAAGACAATCAGGGCGTGATATTGTTTTATCGGATGGGGGATTTTTATGAAATGTTCTTCGAAGATGCAGTTATAGCTGCAAAAGATCTTGAGCTTACTTTAACCGGAAGAGAAGGCGGAAAACTGGGAAGGATTCCTATGGCAGGAGTTCCCCAAAAAGCAGCTGATAATTACATTGCAAAGCTTCTTGAAAAAGGTCATAAAGTTGCAATTTGCGAACAAATGGAAGATGCTTCTCTGGCTAAAGGGCTTGTAGAACGACAAGTAGTAAGAACCATAACGGCAGGCACTATTACAGAAACGAATCTTTTGGATGCTTCAAAAAATAATTATCTGGCTTCTGTGTTCAAAGCTAAAAATGATAATTTTTACGGTTTAGCCTATATTGATATTTCAACAGGCGAATTTAGAATCTCGAAGCTCACTTATAATAGTCTTTTAGCCGAATTAAACAGGATTTCTCCTTCAGAAATAATAGGTGTGGTCGGTAAAAAACAGTTAAAACCATTTCAGATTGTCCCTGAAGAAACTTTAGATTTGCCCGAAGAAATTACTCATAATTATAACTGTACAATAAGACCTACACTGGCTTTTTCTACAGAAAATGCACTTGAAAAAATTAAACAAATATTTGATGTTAATTCGCTTGAAGGATTCGGTTTTCCTGAATATACGCAGGGATTGGTTGCAGCAGGTGCAATTATTGATTATCTTCAAGAAACTCAAAAAACCGACCTGCCTAAATTTGATGTGATTATTCCGTACAATATGGACGAATTTGTTTCGATAGATGCTAATGCGGCGAGAAATCTTGAACTTGTCCAGACAGTTAGAGATAATAATTACAAAGGAAGCCTGTTTTGGGCAATAAACAGAACAAAAACCAATATGGGTGCAAGACTTCTCAGAAAATGGATACAGCAGCCTTTACAAAATATTTTAGAAATAAAAAAACGACAGGAAGCTAATGAAGAACTTATTGAAAATTCAAAAACAAGATTTGAATTAAGCTCTCTGCTAGACAAAGTATATGATATTGAAAGGCTGGCAACAAAAATAAGTAATAATTCAGCGAATGGGCGTGATTTTATTGCTTTAAGAGATTCGTTGAAGTTATTTCCCGAATTTGGAAAAATTTTGTTTAATATGAAATCTCCTCTTCTAAATCAATTTTCGCAAATTAATCAGGAAATTACAGATTTTGCATGTATTATTGAAAAAACCATAGACGAAGCTGCACCTGTCGGTATTAAAGAAGGAAATCTTATTAAATCATGCGTGAATAAAGATTTAGACTATTTAAAATCTCTTCTGGGAAACGGTAAAGAATGGTTGGCTGATTTTGAAAATAACGAAAGAGAAAGAACAGGAATAAAATCTCTTAAAGTAGGATTTAGCAAAACTTTCGGGTTTTTTATCGAAGTTACACATTCAAATACAAGTCTTGTTCCTGAAAATTACATCAGAAAACAAACTCTTTCTAATGCCGAAAGATACATCACTCCTGAGCTTAAGAAGCATGAAGAAGAAATTTTAAGCGCGGAAACAAAATCAATAGGCTTAGAGTACCAAATATATTGCAATTTTAGGGAATATTCAAAAGAAATTGTTAACCCTATCAGGGATTTGGCAAAATCAACGGCTGTACTTGACGTATTACTGTCTTTTGCAGAAGTTGCTTCAGAATTAAACTATATTAAGCCGGAAATTAATGAGTCAACAAGCATTTTAATCAAGGACGGACGCCATCCTGTTATTGAGCAGCTTTTGCCTTTAGGCAGCTATGTGCCGAATGATTTGTGTATAAGAGGCAATAATGATTTGATTTCTTCTGTTGATGATAATTTACCCGTTCTTATGATTTTAACAGGTCCGAATATGGCAGGTAAATCAACATTTATGCGCCAAAATGCACTTATCTTAATCCTTGCTCAAATAGGAAGTTATGTTCCTGCTTCTCATGCGCAGATTGGTATTGTTGACAAAATATTTACCAGAGTTGGAGGTGTTGATGATCTTTCAACGGGGCAATCAACATTTATGGTGGAGATGAACGAAACTTCATATATTCTAAATTCCGCAACAGAAAGAAGTTTTATACTTCTTGATGAAATTGGAAGGGGTACAGGGACTTATGACGGTGTAGCTATTGCTTGGAGCGTTGCTGAGTACATTTCTCAAAAGATTAAAGCAAGGACAATATTTGCTACTCATTATCATGAACTTAATGTAATGTGTGAAAAATTCCCTGAAATAAAAAATTATAGAATGACAATCTCCGAAAAAGAAGGCGAACTTGAGTTTATCAGGCGTGTTGTAGAGGGTGGAGCAAGCAAAAGCTATGGTATTCATGTAGCAAAGATGGCGGGGCTACCTGATTCTGTAGTTAATAGGGCTCAAAACCTTATGAACAGGATGCAAAAAGATTATTCTGCAAAAATTTCGTCCAAGAAAAAAAGTTTTGATGAACCTGATGTGGATACACCTCAGTTATCGCTGTTTGTAGAGTAA
- the typA gene encoding translational GTPase TypA yields MTDKNHISKLRNIAIIAHVDHGKTTLVDCMLKQSGVFRDNEVVQERVMDSNDLERERGITILSKNLCINYGDYIINVVDTPGHADFGGEVERVLSMVDGALLIVDAAEGPMPQTRFVLSKALELGLKMIVVINKIDRQGADPHAALDKVFELFLELTDKEEHHDFPVVYTNALTGVAKNEIDEESDSFKPLFDAVIDNIKPPKGKINSNLQFHVTTLDYSEYLGRIAIGRIVNGKIENNQQASLITRDGNIVRNRVSKIIGFEGLERTYLDAAYAGDIIGIAGFPDIQIGETVSSIESPEALPLINVDEPTLKMNFSVNDSPFAGQEGKFVTSRQVRKRLYQELEKNVSLRVEDTDSTEIFKVSGRGELHLGILIETMRREGYEFQVSKPEVIFKNINGQEHEPFESLLIDVPDEFTGSCIEKLAWRKAEMLDMVSNGIRTNMNFVIPARGLIGFRNEFIRMTRGEGIMYHNFDSYKPLVGDIQKQRNGSLIAFETGEAIPYALQQFEDRGVFFVTPKTKVYRGMVVGEHNRPQDILVNVCKTKKLTNMRSATADVMVTLSTPRQLSLEDCLEYIGEDELLEITPENIRIRKADWVKLR; encoded by the coding sequence ATGACAGATAAAAACCATATTTCTAAATTAAGAAATATAGCAATAATAGCACACGTAGATCATGGCAAAACAACTCTAGTTGATTGTATGCTGAAGCAAAGCGGAGTTTTTCGCGACAATGAAGTTGTGCAGGAAAGAGTTATGGATTCAAATGACCTCGAAAGAGAAAGAGGCATAACAATTCTTTCAAAAAATTTATGTATTAACTATGGCGACTACATAATAAACGTTGTAGATACTCCGGGACACGCTGATTTTGGCGGAGAAGTAGAACGTGTACTCAGTATGGTAGACGGAGCTTTGCTTATTGTTGATGCAGCAGAAGGCCCGATGCCTCAAACACGTTTTGTTCTATCAAAAGCTCTTGAATTAGGACTGAAAATGATTGTGGTAATAAATAAAATAGACAGACAGGGAGCAGATCCGCATGCCGCTCTCGATAAAGTATTTGAACTTTTCCTTGAATTAACCGACAAAGAAGAGCATCACGATTTCCCTGTGGTTTATACCAATGCGCTTACAGGTGTTGCAAAAAATGAAATCGATGAAGAAAGTGACAGCTTTAAACCTTTATTTGATGCAGTTATTGACAATATAAAGCCGCCCAAAGGCAAAATTAACAGCAATTTGCAATTTCATGTAACAACTCTGGATTACAGTGAATATTTAGGTAGAATAGCCATCGGCAGAATAGTAAACGGCAAAATTGAAAATAACCAGCAGGCAAGCCTTATTACCAGAGACGGCAATATTGTAAGAAACAGGGTATCAAAAATTATAGGATTTGAAGGGCTTGAAAGAACGTATCTTGATGCTGCTTATGCGGGAGATATTATCGGTATAGCAGGGTTCCCCGATATTCAAATCGGTGAAACAGTTTCTTCTATAGAAAGTCCTGAAGCTCTACCGCTCATTAATGTAGATGAACCAACTTTAAAAATGAATTTTTCCGTTAATGATTCACCATTCGCAGGACAGGAAGGGAAATTTGTTACTTCACGTCAGGTAAGAAAAAGACTTTATCAAGAATTAGAAAAGAATGTAAGTTTAAGAGTTGAAGACACTGACAGTACTGAAATTTTTAAAGTTAGCGGAAGAGGTGAGCTTCACCTCGGAATACTTATTGAAACCATGAGACGTGAAGGCTATGAGTTTCAAGTAAGTAAACCTGAAGTAATTTTTAAAAACATTAACGGTCAAGAACATGAGCCTTTTGAAAGTTTATTAATCGACGTACCTGACGAATTTACAGGAAGTTGTATTGAAAAACTGGCATGGCGCAAGGCAGAAATGCTTGACATGGTTTCTAACGGAATACGTACAAATATGAATTTTGTTATTCCTGCAAGAGGTTTAATAGGTTTTAGAAACGAATTTATCAGAATGACCCGAGGCGAAGGCATTATGTATCATAACTTTGATTCATACAAACCGCTTGTCGGAGATATTCAAAAGCAAAGAAACGGTTCACTAATTGCATTTGAGACAGGTGAAGCAATTCCCTACGCTTTGCAGCAGTTTGAAGACAGAGGAGTTTTCTTTGTAACCCCTAAAACAAAAGTTTATCGCGGAATGGTTGTGGGAGAACATAACAGACCACAGGATATTCTGGTTAATGTTTGTAAAACAAAAAAACTTACAAACATGCGTAGTGCTACGGCTGATGTAATGGTAACTCTTTCAACTCCAAGACAATTATCGCTCGAAGACTGTCTTGAATACATAGGCGAAGACGAATTACTGGAAATCACACCTGAGAACATCCGCATACGTAAAGCAGACTGGGTTAAGTTAAGATAA